In one window of Pseudobythopirellula maris DNA:
- a CDS encoding GNAT family N-acetyltransferase: protein MFAETIETDRLLLRRLRASDAQAGFERYASDPEATRFLRWRTHQSAVETEEFYRQAERDWDAGVTHVWAVCLREEGMPEKLKPWGAISLLPVLAQAELGYVISRRQWGRGVATEAARAVIAEAWRHPTIWRVSATCNVRNAGSARVLEKCGMRLEGTLRSRYMQPQAGPRPQDVLQWAIVRDDLPADASTG, encoded by the coding sequence ATGTTCGCCGAAACCATCGAGACCGACAGGCTACTGCTCAGGAGGCTGCGAGCCTCCGACGCTCAGGCCGGCTTTGAACGCTACGCCTCCGACCCCGAGGCGACCCGCTTCCTCCGCTGGCGCACGCACCAATCGGCCGTCGAGACCGAAGAATTCTACCGCCAAGCCGAGCGGGACTGGGACGCCGGCGTCACGCACGTGTGGGCGGTCTGCCTGCGGGAAGAGGGGATGCCCGAGAAGCTCAAACCGTGGGGCGCCATCAGCCTGCTGCCGGTGCTCGCCCAAGCCGAGCTGGGCTACGTGATCTCCCGGCGGCAGTGGGGCCGCGGCGTCGCGACCGAGGCGGCACGGGCGGTGATTGCCGAGGCTTGGCGTCACCCCACCATTTGGCGGGTCTCAGCAACCTGCAACGTACGCAACGCCGGCTCGGCCCGCGTGCTGGAGAAGTGCGGCATGCGGCTCGAGGGGACGCTGCGGAGCCGCTACATGCAACCGCAAGCCGGCCCGCGGCCGCAGGATGTGCTGCAGTGGGCGATCGTGCGCGACGATCTCCCGGCGGACGCCTCGACGGGGTGA
- a CDS encoding cytochrome P450 has protein sequence MATVPHLMQTPPVVGGALPVTDGSFVEFSRDVLGTLLRLHQKHGPIAALRDGTQKIVFLFDPAYNRQVLSDAKTYHARFFGIRGPKRSSQRRLTCGLLAMNGDQHRRNRRMVKEPFGMRQIAHYDDAILRFAEETTASWSDGQAVDVNEEMTRHMLRVTSGLLFGLDDNDLAYVVGEQIAEWVGMNHELGVGALVPNDEFSDRYEELLAYSEKLEKNVMELIRLRRADPKPSFDVLSILVRMHDAEGGLSDEELVGQACVLFGAAHMTTAHSFTWTLFLLAQHPSVMRRVWGAIEDGTIDREGENGEMALIDRVIKESMRVLPASGYSQRINNEPVRLGPFELMRGTPIVFTPIITHKLESTFENPRLFDPDRWLTTKPSGYEYHPFGGGPRLCIGGPLAMKILRTTLPRFLSEWRFTVEPGSDVTAEVRSTMLNPKNGVRMRLNKHAEAGPTFTASPIRGNIDLLADLPEAPEAPAA, from the coding sequence ATGGCGACGGTACCCCACCTCATGCAGACGCCGCCCGTCGTGGGAGGCGCCCTGCCGGTCACCGACGGAAGCTTCGTCGAATTCAGCCGCGACGTGCTGGGGACCCTGCTGCGCTTGCACCAAAAGCACGGGCCGATCGCCGCCCTGAGGGACGGCACGCAGAAGATCGTCTTCCTGTTCGACCCGGCTTACAACCGCCAGGTGCTCAGCGACGCCAAGACGTACCACGCCCGCTTCTTCGGGATCCGCGGGCCGAAGCGCTCGAGCCAGCGGCGGCTCACCTGCGGCTTGCTCGCCATGAACGGCGACCAGCACCGACGCAACCGGCGGATGGTCAAGGAGCCGTTCGGCATGCGGCAGATTGCTCACTACGACGACGCGATCCTCCGCTTCGCCGAGGAGACGACCGCCTCGTGGAGCGACGGCCAGGCGGTCGACGTGAACGAAGAGATGACCCGCCACATGCTGCGGGTGACCAGCGGCCTGCTGTTCGGCCTGGACGACAACGACCTGGCCTACGTCGTCGGTGAGCAGATCGCCGAGTGGGTCGGCATGAACCACGAGCTGGGCGTCGGCGCCTTGGTGCCGAACGACGAGTTCTCCGATCGCTACGAGGAGCTGCTCGCCTACTCCGAGAAGCTTGAGAAGAACGTGATGGAGCTCATCCGGCTGCGTCGCGCCGACCCGAAGCCGAGTTTCGACGTGCTGTCGATCCTCGTGCGGATGCACGACGCCGAGGGGGGCCTGAGCGACGAGGAACTGGTCGGCCAAGCGTGCGTGCTGTTCGGCGCCGCGCACATGACAACGGCCCACTCGTTCACCTGGACGCTGTTCCTGTTGGCCCAGCACCCGAGCGTGATGCGCCGCGTTTGGGGGGCGATCGAGGATGGCACGATCGACCGCGAGGGCGAGAACGGCGAGATGGCTCTCATCGACCGGGTGATCAAGGAGAGCATGCGGGTGCTGCCCGCCTCGGGCTACTCGCAACGGATCAACAACGAGCCGGTCCGATTGGGGCCGTTCGAGCTGATGCGCGGCACGCCGATCGTGTTCACGCCGATCATCACGCACAAGCTCGAGTCGACGTTCGAGAATCCCCGCCTGTTCGATCCCGACCGCTGGCTCACGACCAAACCCTCGGGCTACGAGTACCACCCGTTTGGCGGCGGCCCCAGGCTCTGCATCGGCGGTCCGCTGGCGATGAAGATCCTGCGGACCACGCTGCCGCGGTTCCTCAGCGAGTGGCGGTTCACCGTCGAGCCGGGAAGCGACGTCACGGCAGAGGTCCGCTCGACCATGCTCAACCCGAAGAACGGCGTGCGCATGCGGCTCAACAAGCATGCCGAGGCCGGCCCGACTTTCACGGCGAGCCCGATCCGCGGCAACATCGACCTGTTGGCTGACTTGCCCGAAGCTCCCGAGGCGCCGGCGGCCTGA
- the proB gene encoding glutamate 5-kinase produces the protein MTDLLRKSILDAADTVVVKIGTRSLTAPNGALDEAQVVSVADQVAAVVESGRRVVLVSSGAVGAGIARLGLTSRPTDLAQLQAVAAVGQSHMMEAYNRTLEVHGLHAAQVLLTAADLNHRRRYLNIRNTLASLFEWGAVPIINENDTVRTYELRQTFGDNDRLAALVTNLIRAPLLVLLTDVEGLYDGDPASESSRVIPTVERIDDATMSFAGGTAANAGLRLSTGGMGSKLEAARIATEAGEHVVLANGRRPGVLMDLLAGEPVGTLFLAEGESVSSRKRWIGWTVQPAGTLTLDAGAVRAVVSGGSSLLAVGVKRLTGDFKLGDIVALSDESGVEVARGLTNYSADDLRMIAGQPSESFAGILGRCPYSEVIHRNNLVLIGKARTGC, from the coding sequence ATGACCGACCTGCTGCGCAAATCGATTCTCGACGCCGCCGATACCGTGGTGGTGAAAATCGGCACCCGCTCGCTCACCGCGCCCAACGGGGCGCTCGATGAGGCCCAGGTTGTTTCCGTCGCCGACCAGGTCGCCGCGGTGGTCGAGTCGGGCCGGCGGGTGGTGCTCGTGAGCAGCGGCGCCGTGGGCGCCGGCATTGCTCGGCTTGGTCTGACGAGCCGACCGACCGACCTCGCCCAGCTGCAGGCCGTGGCCGCCGTTGGCCAGAGCCACATGATGGAGGCGTACAATCGCACGCTCGAGGTTCACGGGCTGCACGCGGCCCAGGTGCTCCTGACGGCGGCCGATCTGAACCACCGACGCCGCTACCTCAACATCCGCAACACGTTGGCCTCGCTCTTCGAGTGGGGCGCCGTGCCGATTATCAATGAGAACGACACGGTTCGGACCTACGAGCTGCGGCAGACCTTTGGCGACAACGACCGGCTCGCCGCGTTGGTCACCAACTTGATCCGGGCCCCGCTGCTGGTGCTGCTCACCGACGTCGAGGGGCTCTACGACGGCGACCCGGCGAGCGAGAGCTCCCGGGTGATCCCCACCGTCGAGCGGATCGACGACGCGACGATGTCGTTTGCGGGCGGCACGGCAGCCAACGCGGGGTTGAGGCTCTCGACGGGCGGCATGGGGAGCAAGCTCGAAGCGGCCCGCATCGCCACCGAGGCGGGCGAGCACGTGGTGCTCGCCAACGGCCGCCGGCCGGGCGTGCTGATGGACCTGCTGGCTGGTGAGCCTGTCGGCACGCTGTTCCTGGCCGAGGGCGAGTCGGTCAGCTCGCGCAAACGCTGGATTGGCTGGACCGTGCAACCGGCCGGCACGCTGACGCTCGACGCGGGCGCCGTGCGGGCGGTCGTCTCCGGCGGCAGCAGCCTGCTGGCCGTGGGCGTCAAGCGGCTGACGGGCGATTTCAAGTTGGGCGACATCGTCGCGTTGTCCGACGAGTCGGGCGTGGAGGTCGCCCGTGGTTTGACCAACTACAGCGCCGACGACTTGCGGATGATCGCCGGACAACCATCGGAGAGTTTTGCGGGGATTTTGGGCCGTTGTCCTTATTCAGAGGTGATCCACCGCAATAATCTGGTGTTGATCGGAAAGGCTCGCACTGGTTGTTAG